One genomic region from Bufo bufo chromosome 3, aBufBuf1.1, whole genome shotgun sequence encodes:
- the LOC120993583 gene encoding gastrula zinc finger protein XlCGF71.1-like gives MSANSEYGKDFENNANLSVHNEIHKDEPSCSEREKTFNPFSCSECGNCFSRKSHLVKHQKTHTGEKPFSCLECGKCFKSQDYLKIHLRTHTGEQPYSCSECGKCFNHRNSLVQHQRIHTGERPFPCLECGKCFSQKTILVQHQRIHTGEKGFSCSECGKCFSQKTILVQHQRIHTGEKGFSCPECEKCFSQKSHLIRHQKTHTGEKPFSCSECGKWFSEKSSFVRHLKIHTGEKPI, from the exons ATGTCTGCAAATTCTGAATATGGAAAAGATTTTGAAAATAATGCAAATCTTTCTGTACACAATGaaattcataaagatgaaccgtcATGTTCTGAAAGAGAAAAAACTTTTAAT ccattttcatgttcagaatgcgggaaCTGTTTTAGtcggaaatcacatcttgttaaacatcagaaaactcacacaggagagaagccattttcatgtttggaatgtgggaagtgttttaagaGTCAAGATTATCTTAAGATACACCTAAGAACTCATACTGGGGagcagccatattcatgttcagaatgtgggaaatgttttaatcatagaaac AGTCTTgtgcaacatcagagaattcacacaggagagcggCCATTTCCATGTctggaatgtgggaaatgtttcagtCAGAAAACAATTCTTgtgcaacatcagagaattcacacaggagagaagggattttcatgttctgaatgtgggaagtgttttagtcagaaaacaattcttgtgcaacatcagagaattcacacaggagagaagggatTTTCATGTCCCGAATGTGAaaagtgttttagtcagaaatcacatcttattcgacatcagaaaactcacacaggagagaagccattttcatgctcagaatgtgggaagtggttTAGTGAGAAATCAAGTTTTGTGAGACAcctgaaaattcacacaggagagaagcctatTTAA